One genomic region from Bombus terrestris chromosome 15, iyBomTerr1.2, whole genome shotgun sequence encodes:
- the LOC100651504 gene encoding transmembrane emp24 domain-containing protein eca yields MLRHSGIFFIFLCVFEYGTGLYFHIAETERKCFIEEIPDETTVLVHYKVELYDPRTGGFAPSSAGMGMHVEVRDPDDKMILSRVYSSEGRISFTSHTPGEHVICLYSNSSSWFSGAQLRVHLDIQVGEHTIEYTNTAQKEKFTELQLRIRQLLDQVGQITKEQSYQRYREERFRQTSESTYRRVFWWSLAQSISLLFMGAWQMRHLKTFFEAKKLV; encoded by the exons ATGTTAAGACACAGTggtatattctttatattcttaTGCGTTTTCGAATATGGTACTGGACTTTATTTTCACATCGCCGAGACTGAAAGAAAGTGTTTCATTGAGGAAATTCCAGATGAAACGACCGTTTTAG TACATTACAAAGTTGAGTTGTATGATCCGAGAACTGGTGGATTTGCTCCGAGCAGTGCCGGGATGGGAATGCACGTGGAAGTTAGGGATCCAGATGATAAAATGATTCTCTCCAGAGTGTATAGCTCAGAGGGGAGAATTTCATTTACTTCTCATACGCCTGGCGAACATGTGATTTGTTTGTACTCTAATAGCAGTTCTTGGTTCAGTGGTGCTCAACTG agaGTACACTTGGACATTCAAGTTGGAGAACATACTATCGAATATACCAATACAGCTCAGAAGGAAAAGTTCACTGAGTTGCAGTTGAGGATACGTCAGCTTCTGGATCAAGTGGGACAAATAACAAAGGAACAAAGTTACCAAAGG TATCGTGAAGAACGTTTCAGACAAACATCTGAAAGTACATACCGTCGGGTGTTCTGGTGGTCCCTCGCGCAATCTATTAGTTTATTGTTCATGGGTGCATGGCAAATGAGACATTTGAAGACTTTCTTCGAAGCAAAGAAACTAGTATaa
- the LOC100651386 gene encoding DDRGK domain-containing protein 1 — protein MDVTLLASIAVLIIALIIGITVFSSQKSAKKKQANVAERVAQGRPIRRAAGQRVARRRMQATVSQQIEEDDDGSGNEANDEADEKPATPDFKMGAKKRAKLAAKSEKRAQREVVEREREERKKREQLLQEERDRQSEKERAEELRQEEAERKARQEKEKKEYEEYLKMKQAFSVEEEGYDQDDKEDEENLLEEFVLYIKQNKVVILEDLAARFGLKTSSVVERIQDLQAHENLTGVIDDRGKFIYISQEELEAVAKFVRQRGRVSITELAENSNRLINLNPGKQPSIVEAR, from the exons atggaCGTTACGTTGTTAGCTTCTATCGCTGTTTTAATTATTGCATTGATTATCGGTATTACGGTATTTTCCAGTCAAAAATCAG CAAAGAAAAAACAAGCAAATGTAGCCGAAAGAGTTGCACAAGGTAGACCAATAAGGCGAGCAGCGGGTCAAAGAGTTGCTAGACGTCGTATGCAAGCGACTGTCAGTCAGCAAATTGAGGAAGATGACGATGGATCtggaaatgaagctaacgacGAAGCAGATGAGAAGCCAGCCACACCTGATTTCAAAATGGGTGCAAAGAAAAGGGCCAAATTGGCAGCCAAATCAGAGAAAAGGGCTCAAAGAGAAGTtgttgaaagagaaagagaggaacgtAAGAAAAGAGAACAACTTCTTCAAGAAGAAAGAGATAGACAATCTGAAAAAGAGAGAGCAGAAGAATTAAGACAAGAGGAGGCAGAAAGGAAAGCCAGgcaggagaaagaaaagaaagaatatgaagaatatttaaaaatgaaacaagCATTTAGCGTAGAAGAAGAGGGCTATGATCAGGATgacaaagaagacgaagaaaatttattagaagaaTTTGTTCTATACATTAAGCAAAACAAAGTAGTAATTCTAGAAGATTTGGCAGCACGCTTTGGTTTAAAAACATCAAGCGTAGTAGAAAGAATTCAGGATCTGCAGGCGCATGAAAATTTGACTGGAGTTATCGACGATAGAGggaaatttatttacatatctCAGGAGGAGCTGGAAGCTGTGGCAAAATTTGTCAGACAACGTGGTAGAGTCAGCATTACCGAACTAGCAGAAAATTCAAATCGCTTGATTAATTTGAATCCAGGAAAACAACCTAGCATAGTGGAAGCTAGATAG